Part of the Oscillibacter hominis genome is shown below.
GCAGGCGGAACGCCACCGCCCCCACAATGCCCACCAACCAGTCAAAGAGAGCAAGGCCGGGGGCAAAGTCGGCAATGGCCGCACCGATGGTCTGTCCCAGCCCCAGCAGCTTATGGGCAAAATCGCTGCCTGCCGCCAGACGGTAGGCCGTCCCCAGTTTGAGGAACACCCAGCCGATGAACACATAGGGAATGTTGGGCAGCACATATTTACGGAGCTTATCTGTCATGCGACACCTCCTTGATATGCTCCTTGGGCGGCTTTTCCTTGGCAAGCTGCTGTTCCGCCTGCTTCATCTGTTCGGGGATCGTGGGCTGGCGGGACTTGGCCTTATCCAGCACCTTGCGGGAATATTCCGAAAAGCAGGCGGTCATAGCGTCCGCCTGCCCGGACTTGAAGAACAGCAGGTATTTCCCCGGTTCAGTTTGATAAAAGGCATAGTCCACATTCCACTTTCGGGCTACCCGGTCAAAGAGTTTTGTATCCCCGGACAGTTCAAGGCTGTTGGTGGATGCGCTGTGCGCCATGAGTTTTTTCACGGTCTGCTTGCCGTGTGGCGTCTGCTTTGCCCGGTGTGCCTTGGCAATTTTGCGTCCCACCGCCCGAACAACATAGGCAAGCCCCCGAGCGGTCAGCTTCGACGCCTTTACCGATATGGCGATCGTGCGCCGGGAAATATCTTCGTCTACCAGCCGTCATCGCCTCCTTTCACAGTTATAAAATGGTAAGTCCGTGTTGCCTTAGTTGAATTGTTCACATATCTCGGATATAATAAGAACTGATTTATGAAGTCCAATGCCGAGGAGATATTGTTATGATAGAGACTGTATTTAGCAAGAGCGCATACGGAAGTCTAAAGCTGGCACAAAACTGTGGTGCAGATAAACATTCAAGCGCATCCATCGGCCTTGTTTTATCAGGCCGTACAAATATATCCCCGGAAGAACTTGAAACATTAAAAGCAGATGCAGAATTGCA
Proteins encoded:
- a CDS encoding PcfB family protein — translated: MVDEDISRRTIAISVKASKLTARGLAYVVRAVGRKIAKAHRAKQTPHGKQTVKKLMAHSASTNSLELSGDTKLFDRVARKWNVDYAFYQTEPGKYLLFFKSGQADAMTACFSEYSRKVLDKAKSRQPTIPEQMKQAEQQLAKEKPPKEHIKEVSHDR